A single genomic interval of Pelagerythrobacter marensis harbors:
- the phaR gene encoding polyhydroxyalkanoate synthesis repressor PhaR, with protein sequence MARSQGNPDDPIIIKKYANRRLYNTGTSSYITLDDLARMTREDVQFKVVDAKSGDDITHSILTQIIMEEESSGEQMLPVSFLRDLISMYGNSMQAMMPGYLEASMANFRKNQAKLQEAFRDGMGNSPFAKIAETNMAMMRAATEAFMPGTAEPDDTPASPKQDSEIAALREQMAAMQKKLDELGK encoded by the coding sequence ATGGCCAGATCCCAGGGCAATCCCGACGACCCGATCATCATCAAGAAGTACGCGAACCGGCGCCTCTACAACACCGGAACCTCAAGCTACATCACGCTGGACGATCTTGCGCGGATGACGCGGGAAGACGTGCAGTTCAAGGTGGTCGATGCGAAGTCGGGGGACGACATCACCCATTCGATCCTGACCCAGATCATCATGGAAGAGGAATCGAGCGGCGAACAGATGCTGCCGGTCAGCTTTTTACGCGACCTGATTTCGATGTACGGCAATTCGATGCAGGCGATGATGCCGGGCTATCTCGAAGCCAGCATGGCGAATTTCCGCAAGAACCAGGCCAAGCTGCAGGAGGCGTTTCGCGATGGCATGGGCAACAGCCCGTTCGCCAAGATCGCGGAGACCAACATGGCCATGATGCGCGCGGCGACGGAGGCTTTCATGCCCGGCACCGCCGAGCCGGACGATACGCCCGCATCCCCCAAACAGGATTCGGAGATCGCCGCCCTTCGCGAACAGATGGCGGCGATGCAGAAAAAGCTGGACGAGCTGGGCAAGTAG
- the rnr gene encoding ribonuclease R, protein MAGMQPKTHGLPTREQILEFIQTSDKVVGKREIAKAFGLKGQEKIALKKRLKDMAEEGLIDGKKTAYHRMGGVPKVTVLRVMDIEDGEPFAIPDSWQPDDATPPPRLRVIEGKKGKGRHPALKVGDRILARTEEAGRGWKAHVMKKLPARTDGLMGVVEIDRSGKGWLAPVDKRVRNSSPISDLGGAEEGQLVLAEPAGRSPRAGVKVVEVLGDPLAPKSFSLIAIAKHGIPHVFPDGAIAEAKRAAKLPLSEDKREDLRHLPIVAIDPADARDHDDAIWAEPDGEGGYRALVAIADVSFYVRPGGELDREARKRGNSVYFPDRVVPMLPEVLSADVCSLRQDEDRAAMACHLRISSEGKVTKWRFTRAIVRIAHNVAYEDAQAAIDAGDAPEHLQHLWSAWKLLFDARNRRDPLELELPERQVRLDDEGKIAEIAVRERLDAHRVVEDFMIAANVAAAKALESKTAPVVYRVHEPPSREKLVALKEYLATFGRSMALGQVITPGLFNRMLKDVTDESEKAQVMEAVLRTQTQAYYGPQNAGHFGLALGSYAHFTSPIRRYADLLVHRALVDAFGLEQPRPAGDLPPGSGLSDRDREDLAKVSDAISQAERRAMEAERDTIDRYVAAWLSGRVGETFDTRITGVQPFGFFATIEGLGGDGLVPISTLGDEYFGYDEAAQALVGSDSGTRYAPGDRLKLRLGEANALTGALKFELPDKEGRIEPRGERPEKRSRQGRTGQGKRGRPANIRHQGRGKQKR, encoded by the coding sequence ATGGCAGGGATGCAACCCAAGACACACGGCCTGCCCACGCGCGAGCAGATCCTCGAATTCATCCAGACGTCCGACAAGGTCGTCGGCAAGCGCGAGATCGCCAAGGCCTTCGGCCTCAAGGGGCAGGAGAAGATCGCGCTCAAGAAGCGTCTCAAGGACATGGCCGAAGAAGGCCTGATCGACGGGAAGAAGACCGCCTATCACCGCATGGGCGGGGTTCCGAAAGTCACCGTGCTGCGGGTGATGGACATCGAGGACGGCGAACCCTTCGCCATTCCGGATAGCTGGCAGCCCGACGATGCGACCCCGCCGCCCCGGCTGCGGGTGATCGAAGGCAAGAAGGGCAAGGGCCGCCATCCAGCGCTGAAGGTCGGCGATCGCATCCTCGCTCGCACCGAGGAGGCCGGCCGGGGGTGGAAAGCCCACGTCATGAAGAAGCTGCCCGCCCGCACCGACGGGCTGATGGGCGTGGTCGAGATCGACCGCAGCGGCAAGGGCTGGCTCGCGCCGGTGGACAAGCGGGTGCGCAACTCCTCCCCCATCTCCGATCTCGGCGGGGCGGAGGAGGGGCAGCTCGTGCTGGCCGAGCCGGCCGGGCGCAGCCCCCGCGCCGGTGTGAAAGTGGTCGAAGTTCTGGGCGACCCGCTTGCGCCGAAAAGCTTCTCGCTGATCGCCATCGCCAAGCACGGCATCCCGCACGTCTTCCCGGACGGTGCGATCGCGGAGGCGAAGCGCGCGGCCAAGCTGCCGTTGAGCGAGGACAAGCGCGAGGACTTGCGCCACCTGCCCATTGTTGCGATCGACCCGGCCGACGCCCGCGACCACGACGACGCGATCTGGGCCGAGCCAGACGGGGAGGGCGGCTATCGCGCGCTCGTCGCGATTGCCGACGTCAGCTTCTACGTTCGCCCGGGCGGCGAGCTGGACCGCGAGGCGCGCAAGCGGGGCAACTCGGTCTATTTCCCCGACCGCGTGGTCCCGATGCTGCCCGAAGTGCTCAGCGCGGACGTATGCTCGCTGCGGCAGGACGAAGATCGCGCCGCCATGGCCTGCCACTTGCGCATTTCGTCCGAAGGCAAAGTGACGAAGTGGCGCTTTACCCGCGCGATCGTGCGTATCGCCCACAATGTCGCTTACGAGGACGCGCAGGCAGCGATCGACGCCGGCGATGCCCCCGAACACCTGCAGCACCTCTGGAGCGCCTGGAAACTGTTGTTCGACGCGCGCAACCGGCGCGATCCGCTGGAGCTGGAATTGCCCGAGCGCCAGGTGCGGCTCGACGACGAAGGCAAGATCGCCGAGATCGCGGTGCGCGAACGGCTGGACGCCCATCGCGTGGTCGAGGATTTCATGATCGCCGCCAATGTCGCGGCGGCCAAAGCGCTGGAAAGCAAGACCGCCCCCGTGGTCTATCGCGTCCACGAACCACCGAGCCGCGAAAAGCTGGTCGCGCTCAAGGAATATCTCGCCACGTTCGGCCGCTCGATGGCGCTGGGGCAGGTCATCACGCCCGGCCTGTTCAACCGCATGCTCAAGGACGTGACCGACGAGAGCGAGAAGGCCCAGGTGATGGAGGCGGTGCTGCGCACGCAGACGCAGGCCTATTACGGCCCGCAGAATGCAGGGCACTTCGGGTTGGCGCTCGGCTCCTACGCGCACTTTACCTCGCCGATCCGGCGCTATGCCGACTTGCTCGTCCATCGCGCGCTGGTCGACGCATTCGGCCTCGAACAGCCCCGGCCGGCGGGCGACCTGCCGCCCGGCAGCGGCCTCTCCGACCGCGATCGGGAGGATCTGGCCAAAGTGTCCGACGCCATCAGCCAGGCCGAGCGCCGCGCCATGGAAGCGGAGCGGGACACGATCGACCGCTATGTCGCCGCCTGGCTGTCGGGCCGCGTGGGCGAGACGTTCGATACACGCATCACCGGGGTGCAGCCGTTCGGTTTCTTCGCGACGATCGAAGGGCTGGGGGGTGACGGGCTGGTGCCGATCTCCACTCTGGGAGACGAATATTTCGGATACGACGAGGCCGCTCAGGCGCTGGTCGGTTCGGACAGCGGAACGCGCTATGCGCCCGGCGACCGGCTGAAGCTGCGGCTGGGCGAAGCGAACGCGCTGACGGGCGCGCTCAAGTTCGAGCTGCCCGACAAGGAAGGCCGGATCGAACCGCGCGGCGAACGCCCGGAAAAGCGCAGCCGGCAGGGCCGCACGGGGCAGGGCAAGCGCGGCCGGCCGGCCAATATCCGCCACCAGGGGCGCGGCAAGCAGAAGCGCTGA
- a CDS encoding pyruvate dehydrogenase complex dihydrolipoamide acetyltransferase, which produces MPTPIKMPALSPTMEEGTLAKWLVKEGDAVSSGDIMAEIETDKATMEFEAVDEGTIVAIEVAEGTEGVKVGTVIAILAGEDEDPEEAKAAAASNASGKSDDSGKPDGSEKDESEKKEPKAEALDKGDDASDKQPKTPAAPKVDGERVIASPLARRIAEQKGIDLAAISGSGPNGRIVKADVEQAEAPAKGASQAAAPAPTKEAAAGAPQGGSEAPYEAVKLNNVRKVIARRLTEAKQSIPHIYLTVDVRLDALLKLRGELNASLEADGVKLSVNDLLIKALARALQRVPQCNVSFQGDTLHQYQRQDISVAVAAPSGLITPIVTDAGRKGLAQISTEMKELAEKAREGKLQPHEYQGGTASLSNLGMFGTKQFDAVINPPQAMILAVGAGEKRPHVIDDALGVATMMSATGSFDHRAIDGVDGAKLMDAFRQLVENPMGLVV; this is translated from the coding sequence ATGCCCACTCCGATCAAGATGCCCGCCCTTTCGCCCACGATGGAAGAAGGCACGCTCGCCAAGTGGCTTGTGAAGGAAGGCGACGCAGTCAGTTCCGGCGACATCATGGCCGAGATCGAAACCGACAAGGCCACGATGGAGTTCGAAGCGGTCGACGAAGGAACGATCGTCGCGATCGAAGTTGCCGAGGGCACCGAAGGGGTGAAAGTCGGCACTGTCATCGCGATTCTCGCTGGCGAGGACGAGGATCCCGAAGAAGCCAAGGCGGCGGCGGCTTCGAACGCGAGCGGGAAATCGGACGACAGCGGGAAACCGGACGGGAGCGAAAAGGACGAGAGCGAAAAGAAGGAACCGAAGGCCGAGGCCCTGGACAAAGGCGACGACGCATCCGACAAGCAGCCCAAGACCCCCGCCGCGCCCAAGGTCGACGGGGAGCGGGTGATCGCTTCGCCGCTCGCGCGCCGTATCGCCGAGCAGAAAGGCATCGACCTTGCCGCGATCAGCGGAAGCGGTCCGAACGGCCGGATCGTCAAGGCCGACGTCGAACAGGCCGAAGCGCCCGCGAAAGGCGCAAGCCAGGCCGCGGCCCCGGCCCCGACAAAGGAAGCCGCCGCCGGCGCACCGCAGGGCGGGTCCGAAGCACCCTACGAAGCGGTCAAGCTCAACAACGTGCGCAAAGTCATCGCGCGCCGCCTGACCGAAGCCAAGCAGAGCATTCCGCACATCTACCTCACCGTGGACGTCCGGCTCGACGCGCTGCTCAAGCTGCGCGGCGAACTCAACGCCAGTCTCGAGGCGGACGGCGTCAAGCTGTCGGTCAACGACCTGCTGATCAAGGCGCTCGCCCGCGCATTGCAGCGGGTGCCGCAGTGCAACGTCAGCTTCCAGGGCGACACACTGCACCAGTACCAGCGGCAGGACATCTCGGTCGCGGTCGCCGCCCCGAGCGGCCTCATCACGCCGATCGTCACCGATGCCGGGCGCAAGGGACTGGCGCAGATTTCCACCGAGATGAAGGAGCTGGCGGAGAAGGCCCGCGAGGGCAAGCTGCAGCCGCACGAATACCAGGGCGGCACCGCGTCGCTTTCCAACCTCGGCATGTTCGGCACCAAGCAGTTCGACGCCGTGATCAACCCGCCGCAGGCGATGATCCTCGCCGTCGGCGCGGGCGAGAAGCGGCCGCATGTGATCGACGACGCGCTCGGCGTCGCCACGATGATGAGCGCCACCGGCAGCTTCGACCATCGCGCGATCGACGGGGTCGACGGCGCGAAGCTGATGGACGCGTTCCGCCAGCTGGTGGAGAACCCGATGGGGCTGGTGGTGTGA
- a CDS encoding universal stress protein, translated as MRVYLVIMDETEEARKALRFAARRAQATGGAVHILALVQPQSFNAFGGVQATIEQEARDRAEVMASSAAGNLYSESGRMPTIAVRVGEGQAVIKDYLAEHPEVAALVLGSAAEGGPGPLVTHFSAHAGSLPCPLFVIPGGLSTEAIDALS; from the coding sequence ATGCGGGTCTATCTCGTAATCATGGACGAGACCGAGGAAGCGCGCAAAGCGCTGCGCTTCGCCGCGCGCCGTGCGCAGGCTACCGGGGGTGCGGTACATATCCTCGCTCTCGTGCAGCCGCAGAGCTTCAACGCTTTTGGGGGGGTTCAGGCGACGATCGAGCAGGAAGCGCGCGACCGGGCGGAAGTCATGGCCAGCAGCGCCGCGGGCAACCTCTATTCCGAAAGCGGCAGAATGCCCACGATCGCGGTGCGCGTGGGCGAAGGGCAGGCGGTCATCAAGGACTATCTGGCCGAACATCCCGAGGTTGCCGCGCTGGTGCTCGGTTCGGCGGCGGAGGGCGGGCCCGGCCCGCTGGTGACGCATTTTTCGGCGCACGCAGGCTCGCTGCCCTGCCCTCTTTTCGTGATCCCCGGCGGCCTCAGCACCGAGGCGATCGACGCGCTCAGCTAG
- a CDS encoding helix-turn-helix transcriptional regulator, translating into MEQPELGAMLREWRTRRKVSQLELALASEISQRHLSFIETGRSAPSAAVVDRLAQELAMPMRAHNALRIAAGYAPAHRERPLDDPQMGEAHEIVQRLLAGHEPYPAVAVDRAWNLVAANAALPALLAGAAAELLEPPVNVLRLALHPQGIAPMIANFAEWRAHLLARLAAQIEASGDPVLAALEGELRALPHPRTPGPPPQANGQAIAVPLVLDLPQGRLSLISTTTVFGSPVDLTLSELAIEAFFPADGESRAILAELGQ; encoded by the coding sequence ATGGAACAGCCCGAACTCGGCGCAATGCTGCGCGAATGGCGGACCCGGCGGAAAGTCAGCCAGCTCGAACTCGCGCTCGCGAGCGAGATCTCGCAGCGCCATCTCAGCTTCATCGAGACCGGGCGCAGCGCGCCCAGCGCGGCGGTGGTCGACCGGCTCGCGCAGGAACTGGCGATGCCCATGCGCGCCCACAACGCCCTGCGCATTGCCGCGGGCTACGCCCCTGCGCACCGGGAGCGTCCGCTGGACGATCCGCAAATGGGGGAGGCGCACGAGATCGTGCAGCGCCTGCTTGCCGGGCACGAGCCCTATCCGGCGGTCGCGGTCGACCGGGCCTGGAACCTCGTCGCGGCAAACGCAGCCCTGCCGGCGCTGCTGGCGGGGGCGGCCGCCGAACTGCTGGAGCCGCCGGTCAACGTCCTGCGCCTGGCGCTTCATCCGCAAGGGATCGCGCCCATGATCGCGAACTTCGCGGAATGGCGCGCGCATCTGCTCGCGCGGCTGGCGGCCCAGATCGAGGCCAGCGGCGATCCGGTTCTCGCCGCGCTTGAGGGGGAGCTGCGCGCCCTGCCCCATCCGCGCACGCCCGGTCCGCCGCCACAGGCAAACGGACAGGCGATTGCGGTCCCGCTGGTGCTGGACCTGCCGCAAGGGCGCCTCTCGCTGATATCGACCACCACCGTGTTCGGCAGCCCGGTCGACCTCACCCTGTCCGAACTGGCGATCGAGGCCTTCTTTCCCGCGGACGGGGAATCGCGCGCCATTCTCGCCGAGCTGGGCCAGTAG
- the proS gene encoding proline--tRNA ligase — protein sequence MSKIRHALNTRRADDFAQWYQEVISAADMAEESGVRGCMVIKPWGYGIWERIQRLLDARIKATGHDNCYFPIFIPLSNFEREAEHVEGFAKEMAVVTHHRLIADGEGGLVPDPEAKLEEPLVVRPTSETIIGDAMARWVQSWRDLPLKLNQWANVVRWEMRTRMFLRTSEFLWQEGHTAHENADDAKEHTLRMLEVYRAHAEDDLAMPVVAGEKPEHERFPGAVETWSIEAMMQDGKALQAGTSHYLGTNFAQAAGIRYQNREGAQELCHTTSWGVSTRLVGGVIMTHGDDDGLRVPPRIAPWQVVILPMLRDDDGDAALIEYCEGLRFALASQSALGEPVRVLLDDKPGKAAAKRWDWVRKGAPVIVEVGARDMEGGVVSLLRRDRLWGENGKPAFQSPARDEAARAIPAMLEEIQQALFAEARERREANVARGVETFDALKAFFASNGRYPGWVEVQWSKPTGAALDKVVADLKALKLTVRNVPIGAAGAEGACIFTGEPAVERVLIGKAY from the coding sequence GTGTCCAAGATTCGCCATGCGCTGAACACCCGGCGCGCAGACGATTTCGCACAGTGGTATCAGGAAGTGATCTCCGCCGCCGACATGGCCGAGGAATCGGGCGTGCGCGGGTGCATGGTGATCAAGCCTTGGGGCTACGGCATATGGGAGCGCATCCAGCGGCTGCTCGACGCGAGAATCAAGGCGACCGGCCACGACAACTGCTATTTCCCGATTTTCATCCCGCTTTCCAATTTCGAGCGGGAGGCCGAACACGTTGAAGGCTTCGCCAAGGAAATGGCGGTGGTCACCCATCACCGCCTGATCGCGGACGGCGAGGGCGGCCTGGTTCCCGACCCCGAGGCGAAGCTGGAAGAACCGCTGGTCGTCCGGCCGACCTCCGAAACGATCATCGGCGACGCAATGGCCCGATGGGTGCAGTCGTGGCGCGACCTTCCGCTGAAGCTGAACCAGTGGGCCAATGTCGTGCGCTGGGAAATGCGCACGCGCATGTTCCTGCGCACGAGCGAGTTCCTCTGGCAGGAAGGGCATACCGCGCACGAAAACGCCGACGACGCGAAAGAACATACGCTGCGCATGCTCGAAGTCTATCGCGCCCATGCCGAGGACGATCTGGCCATGCCCGTGGTGGCGGGCGAAAAGCCCGAGCACGAGCGCTTCCCGGGCGCGGTCGAAACATGGTCGATCGAGGCGATGATGCAGGACGGCAAGGCGCTGCAGGCGGGCACGAGCCACTATCTCGGCACCAATTTCGCGCAAGCGGCCGGTATCCGTTACCAGAACCGCGAAGGCGCCCAGGAACTGTGCCACACGACCAGCTGGGGCGTATCGACCCGGCTCGTCGGCGGCGTGATCATGACTCACGGCGACGACGACGGGCTGCGCGTTCCGCCCCGGATCGCACCCTGGCAGGTCGTGATCCTGCCGATGCTGCGCGACGACGATGGCGATGCGGCGCTGATCGAATATTGCGAGGGACTGCGATTCGCGCTCGCTTCGCAGTCGGCGCTGGGCGAACCCGTGCGCGTATTGCTCGACGACAAGCCGGGCAAGGCCGCGGCCAAGCGCTGGGACTGGGTGCGCAAGGGGGCGCCGGTGATCGTCGAGGTCGGGGCGCGCGATATGGAGGGCGGCGTCGTCAGCCTGCTGCGCCGCGACAGGCTATGGGGCGAGAACGGCAAACCCGCCTTCCAGTCCCCGGCGCGCGACGAGGCGGCGCGGGCGATCCCCGCCATGCTGGAGGAGATTCAGCAGGCGCTGTTCGCCGAAGCGCGCGAGCGGCGCGAAGCGAACGTGGCGCGCGGCGTGGAGACTTTCGATGCGCTCAAGGCGTTTTTCGCGTCGAACGGCCGCTATCCCGGCTGGGTCGAGGTCCAGTGGTCGAAACCGACCGGTGCGGCCCTGGACAAAGTCGTTGCGGATCTGAAGGCGCTCAAACTGACGGTTCGCAACGTACCGATCGGCGCTGCGGGAGCCGAAGGAGCCTGCATCTTTACCGGCGAACCCGCGGTGGAGCGGGTGCTGATCGGCAAGGCCTACTAG
- the alr gene encoding alanine racemase, with protein MPDLPPPSLRLKLDRAALTANWRALDALSGDASAGAAVKADGYGLGAGTVAKTLQQAGACDFFIAHWSEAPDIVHYVDPARISVLHGPIRSEDADYARGLGIKPVINSIEQARRWLDGGGGRCDLMVDTGINRLGVAPQDLGDSAIAALEVDILMSHLASADEDSPLNALQLERFRDVCAVVPAQRRSLANSAGIALGRDYAFQLTRPGLSLYGGVPRNELTDDIRQVAFPQAAVIQVRDLSPGDSVGYNATFIAPRAMRAATVSLGYADGFLRCRGPASALRFGEAALPLLGKVSMDMVVVDLTAAPQVGEGDWLDVPFSLPEIARSCGMSQYELLTTLGRRFRR; from the coding sequence ATGCCTGATCTCCCGCCGCCCAGCTTGCGGCTGAAACTCGATAGGGCTGCCCTCACGGCGAACTGGCGCGCGCTCGACGCGCTTTCGGGCGACGCGAGCGCGGGGGCCGCGGTCAAGGCCGACGGGTACGGCCTCGGGGCGGGCACGGTCGCGAAGACCTTGCAGCAGGCGGGTGCGTGCGACTTCTTTATCGCTCACTGGAGCGAGGCACCCGATATCGTGCACTATGTCGATCCTGCGCGCATCTCGGTCCTGCATGGGCCGATCCGCTCCGAAGACGCGGACTATGCAAGAGGGCTTGGCATCAAGCCGGTGATCAACAGCATCGAACAGGCGCGGCGGTGGCTCGACGGCGGCGGGGGACGCTGCGACCTTATGGTGGATACGGGCATCAACCGTCTCGGCGTCGCGCCGCAGGATCTCGGCGACAGCGCGATCGCGGCGCTGGAAGTGGACATCCTGATGTCGCATCTCGCCTCGGCGGACGAGGACAGTCCCTTGAACGCCTTGCAGTTGGAGCGTTTCCGCGACGTGTGTGCGGTCGTGCCGGCGCAGCGTCGCAGCTTGGCGAACAGCGCGGGAATCGCCCTCGGCCGGGACTACGCATTCCAACTCACGCGGCCCGGCCTCTCGCTCTATGGCGGCGTTCCCCGAAACGAACTGACAGACGATATCCGGCAGGTCGCCTTTCCTCAGGCCGCAGTGATCCAGGTGCGAGACCTCTCGCCCGGCGACAGCGTCGGGTACAACGCGACGTTCATCGCCCCGAGGGCAATGCGCGCCGCGACCGTTTCGCTGGGATATGCGGACGGCTTTCTTCGTTGCCGCGGCCCGGCGAGCGCGCTGCGCTTCGGCGAAGCGGCACTGCCGCTTCTGGGCAAGGTTTCGATGGACATGGTGGTGGTCGATCTCACCGCCGCACCGCAGGTCGGGGAAGGGGACTGGCTCGACGTGCCGTTCTCCCTGCCCGAAATCGCCCGCTCCTGCGGGATGTCGCAATACGAGTTGCTCACCACTCTCGGCCGTCGCTTTCGCCGATAG
- a CDS encoding M28 family peptidase has translation MQKLLPFAILLLAAPLSAQDHPADNVSEERLRADVEKLVSFGTRHTLSAQDDPERGIGAAVDWGLAEFERISARCGGCLNVVAPERVVQGNRIPHPTRLRNAVAIQRGTERPNEVVIVQGHIDSRVSDVMDFTSDAPGANDDASGTALVIEAARVLSQRRYPTTIVYALLSGEEQGLYGGRLLADYAQEQGWTVKAVLNNDIVGGSCGSDGYCDDRHVRVFSEGPRADLTPAIRADQRRNGGENDSPGRNLSRWLDNLAEETPEGLDVRQIWRTDRMGRGGDQIPFLEKGYPAVRFSVAVEDYEHQHQDLRTEDGVVYGDTVDEMDFPYLARVTQLNVRALDRLARAPQPPAPSAEAAVQTFTALAWDEVPGATGYTIWHRRTDEPYWREEPLIANVVATSARLEGVRGDDWIFGVSARGADGSMSPVASAVPAGAFAPIPVAEDDSD, from the coding sequence ATGCAAAAGCTCCTTCCGTTCGCCATCCTCCTTCTCGCCGCGCCGCTGAGCGCGCAGGACCACCCCGCCGACAACGTGTCGGAAGAACGCCTGCGCGCCGATGTCGAAAAGCTGGTGAGCTTCGGCACACGGCACACACTGTCGGCCCAGGACGATCCCGAACGCGGCATAGGTGCCGCGGTCGACTGGGGGCTGGCCGAGTTCGAGCGGATTTCGGCGCGGTGCGGCGGCTGTCTGAACGTGGTCGCGCCGGAGCGCGTGGTGCAGGGGAACCGGATTCCGCATCCGACGCGCCTTCGCAACGCGGTGGCGATCCAGCGCGGCACCGAGCGGCCGAACGAAGTCGTGATCGTTCAGGGGCATATCGACAGCCGCGTCAGCGACGTGATGGATTTCACCAGCGATGCGCCGGGCGCGAACGACGATGCTTCGGGAACCGCGCTCGTCATCGAAGCGGCGCGCGTGCTTTCGCAACGCCGCTATCCCACCACCATCGTCTATGCTCTGCTGTCGGGCGAGGAGCAGGGCCTCTATGGCGGCCGGCTGCTGGCGGATTATGCACAGGAACAGGGGTGGACGGTCAAGGCCGTGCTCAACAACGATATCGTCGGCGGCAGCTGCGGATCGGATGGATATTGCGACGACCGCCACGTCCGCGTCTTCTCCGAAGGGCCGCGTGCCGATCTCACTCCCGCCATCCGCGCCGATCAGCGTCGCAACGGTGGGGAGAACGACAGCCCGGGGCGCAACCTTTCGCGCTGGCTCGACAATCTGGCGGAGGAAACGCCGGAAGGGCTCGATGTCCGCCAGATCTGGCGGACCGACCGGATGGGGCGCGGCGGCGACCAGATACCTTTCCTCGAGAAAGGTTATCCTGCGGTCCGCTTCTCGGTCGCGGTCGAGGATTACGAGCATCAGCACCAGGATCTGCGCACCGAAGACGGCGTGGTCTACGGCGATACCGTGGACGAAATGGATTTCCCCTACCTCGCCCGAGTGACCCAGCTGAACGTTCGCGCCCTCGACAGGCTGGCGCGCGCGCCGCAGCCGCCCGCGCCGAGCGCGGAAGCGGCGGTTCAGACATTCACCGCGCTTGCGTGGGACGAAGTCCCCGGTGCCACCGGTTACACGATATGGCATCGCCGCACCGACGAACCCTATTGGCGGGAGGAGCCGCTGATCGCGAACGTCGTGGCCACCAGCGCCCGGCTGGAGGGTGTGCGCGGCGACGACTGGATCTTCGGGGTCAGCGCGCGGGGCGCCGACGGTTCGATGAGCCCTGTCGCCAGCGCCGTTCCGGCCGGCGCTTTCGCCCCCATTCCTGTCGCAGAGGATGACAGCGACTAG